The following are encoded in a window of Penaeus vannamei isolate JL-2024 chromosome 17, ASM4276789v1, whole genome shotgun sequence genomic DNA:
- the LOC138864649 gene encoding uncharacterized protein, whose product MRESGLSPSEISRELGISRFVVYRWIRRWEEEGTLNDRSRSGAPRRTTADQDAQIRETVEANPFTNAVKIQELQLPVTSRTVRKRVHADGIHHRTPAVKARLTERHRQGRLQFAQQHIDKDLDYWGRVIWTDEKLFVPPRTGSFIAGGEITQDMIDKISMKLREVDTWHATCGGGSSCMELASLQK is encoded by the exons ATGAGGGAAAGTGGTCTCTCTCCCAGTGAAATTTCCAGAGAGTTGGGTATCTCACGATTTGTCGTTTACAGGTGgataaggagatgggaggaggagggtacccTGAATGACCGCTCTCGTTCCGGTGCTCCACGGAGAACGACCGCAGACCAGGATGCTCAAATCCGGGAGACGGTGGAGGCGAACCCCTTCACCAATGCGGTCAAAATCCAAGAACTACAGCTCCCAGTAACAAGTCGCACGGTGAGAAAGCGAGTGCACGCAGATGGGATTCATCACCGTACACCAGCTGTGAAAGCGAGGTTGACCGAACGTCATCGCCAAGGTCGTCTCCAATTCGCCCAGCAGCATATCGACAAAGATCTAGATTACTGGGGAAGAGTTATCTGGACTGATGAAAAACTTTTTGTTCCACCGCGCACGGGAAGCTTCATTGCTGGAGGAGAGATAACACAAG ATATGATAGACAAAATATCTATGAAACTGCGAGAAGTGGACACGTGGCATGCAACATGTGGGGGTGGATCTTCCTGCATGGAGTTGGCGAGCTTGCAGAAATAG